The Kogia breviceps isolate mKogBre1 chromosome 2, mKogBre1 haplotype 1, whole genome shotgun sequence genome segment TCCCAAAGCCTCAGCCCCGCCCGGAGCTACAGGTAACGCACTATGAGGTGACTGAAGGAGAAGTCACTTGACTTGTTCAGAGACGAAGCTAGGCGAAGCTACGGGCCCGCCAGGTCCCTGGAGAATGGGGGCCACAGCTCCGCGGATGGCCACCTACGCCTCCAACCACACCCTGTTCCCGACTCCACTCTGCTCCCGGCCTTTCGAGAACTGACATCTCACGCCACCTGGGAGCAGTGGTCTTGCAACCCTTTTCCTGCAGCCATGGGGAAATGCACAAGCAACAGCCAGTCTGTCCATTTCCACAGCCAAGGCGCATGCACGTAAAGGCGAGCCCAGCCGTAAGGATTCACGTGCTCCAGACCATGGGGCCCAACGTGGGCATGTGTTTCTACtgtttactttgaaaataaatcataTGATTCCAAAACTGCACGGGGAGGAAGACCGTGGACAGAGTTGCCCAGGAGTGAAGATAACTTGGCAGAGACCTGGCACAGCAATTAGGTCCCTCTGTCCAGCAGAAGCGAGGAGTGGAGAGAATATTCCTGAGCCAGGCTCGTGGGCAGCATGAACGCCAGGgcagcctcccctcccttccacaAGAACTGCCATTTTCATACTTAATCGAGACTCTTCTTTATCCGATTTCTGATCACAGAGGgacaatgctatgttagtttgGACTGAAGCCCCCTGAAATTCTTGCAGgatgtttttttcccttgatttGTGTCTTTCCAGGAATTTAGAGAGTTGGGAACTGGAGTCTGGCCCAGTAAACACAGATTTCATACTGGCTGAAATTGTCTTACTCATGACTAACATTATGAATTAATTGCTAATAGCTAATATTAATAACTCACATTTCTTGAGTCTCTACTATGTGCCATCTTAGATACTGTGATGGGGGTTCATATGCATTTGTTGCTTGACACATCTCTATAAGCAAAGGACTGATACACTTGTAATCTTCATGTTTTCAGATAAGGAGGGAGATTGCGGCACAGAGGAGTTAAGTAacctgctcaagatcacacagcgaTCTGGTGAGGGGTGGCAGTAGTGTGACCAGCTTGTTCCAGATAACCAGCACCATCCCAGTTTTAGCACTAGAAGTCCTGCAGCCTGGATGGTTTACACAGGACCTTCCcggttttaaaaacagaagatcCTGCGTCTGAGGATGCCCCCCCCATCTCGGGCAACCCAGGATGGCCGGTCTCCCTAAGTGATGGCAGTAGCTGAACCCAGGCCATCTGACTCTGGAGCCTTGAGTGTCATCTGTCAATTCACTGGGGTCATTACACATCCCTGGGGAGGCACCGGGGCATCACCTCATTCAGAAAATCTGACAAATACAAGCCGAGGCGGGGGGGACAGAGGGGCGACTTTGCCTAAAGCCACACAGCAAGAATCAGTCTTAAGTCTCCTCCCTTTCCATTTACACTGGATGTCTGCAGTGTCCTCTCCCAAAGTCCTGTGGCTCTTGTGGCATATGCACAATACAGGTGGCGTGGAGAGAAGGCACAGGTCCCCACCCTGGACGTCTGTGTTCAGGAAGGTGACCGACTCCTCTCGTTTGGCCTGAGACTGTTTTGGTTTTCAAACTCAAAGTCCCACATCCTGGGAGCCCTTGCAGTCCCAGGCAAATCAGGACAACGGTCAACCTAGCAGCGTGTCTGGCACATCCTCCATGACAGAGGACTGCTTGTTTAATATTCAAATACTTCCCCCCAAACTCTCAGTGCAATCGATGTAGGAATTGCTGGAGATTTGGGGCATGAGCTGGGTGGCCTGAGGCATGCCAGTACACTCACCCCACGAGAGGAGGACAGAATTCTGGGCATCTCCTCGAAAATGAGCACCAAAGTCATCGTAAATGAATCAAGGGGACGCGAGCGAAACTGGTGGTGCACTGGGGCCGGGCCCTCCTCCAGTTGGTGACCCTGACCATGTTATCCATTTCTCAGACATTCAGAAGAACCCTGAGGAGTGAACAAGTGCTGGCTATGTGTCCTAGTCCCAGCTGTGCCCTCGTAGCTGTGTGGCCTCAAgaaagtcactcaacctctctgaattTGGTCCCTCACTTATCTGAGGAAGGTTTCAGAGTTATGACTATAACTAGAGCTACCATTTTTCAGGGACTGGAGTGACTTGCCAGCTACCAAGCTCTTAAGGAGTGAGGAGCTTCCTCTGCCCTCCCcggcccctgccctcaaggagggaCTTGCGTTCCTGCTGAGAGTCTGAGCACTCAGCTGTCTCCCCAGGAGAAGCAGCCCCCCACCCTGCCATACCAGACAATCCTGCCCCAAAGCCCTGAGGAATATTTAAAGACATGTTGGTTAAAGCTCTGAAGGTCTTCAGAAGGATAAACAGAAACACTTCAGTGACTGTACAGGAATAAAACGGGCACTTTAGAGGCTAGAATAATCAATGTCACTCTTCTACACTGTAAAATCCTATAGGgaattaattttctttgttcCTGCAAAGCTTTGTACAGGAGAGAGGATTAAATAGCAAGCGCTCGGCACACACATTCCTGCTTCGGGTTCCCACAGCGCAAAGCTCAACGTCTTACACCCAGAAAACACCTAATGAGTGTATGTCTTTGAATTAATGAACAACCCTTAAAAACATCTTAGGAAAATTAAGACTCAATCATTTTTAAGTGACCTTCTCAAAAGAGATGATAGTAGAAATCTGCCCtagaacagattttttaaagtgagactTAAAAATCTTGAGCTTTTCGGACAAAGCAAGACTCATCGGTAGATGTCAGGCCATGCACACTTCCATGGCCTGGAGTCCCGTCTGGTTGATGGTGAAGTGGTGAGCATGCGAGCAGTGCCAGAGCCAGacctctgggttcaaatccaggcttccccacttacttgctgtgtggccttaggcaagttacccagcctctctgtgcatcagcttcctcatctctaaaatgacgATAATACGAGTACCTATCTGGTAGGGTTCTGTTGAGATGAACTGAGTTAACACCCAGAAAGTACCTAGGACTGTGCCTGACTCAGAGTAAGCACTTCAGTGTGGATCCTTATTATTATTCATTCggcatatatttataaaacaacgACTATGTTCCAGCACTACCTTGAACCCCCAAACCACTGGGATCCCTCCCACGGCAAAAATTCTCTTGCTGCATTTACAAGGGTagctgggagagagaaagagagagagagagggagcgcTGCGATCAGGGACTGTGCCAGACAAGGTCTGAGCTTGAGTCTGGGCTCTCGTGCTGGTTCTGTGaccctctctgggtctccaggGCGCGACGGATGCTATTCCCTAATTTCGATGGCACCTGGCATGCTGGGGGAGCACAGCGGGTGTGTGGGATGGGTGCTGTGCCTGGCTAACATCTGCATGGGCCTGGTCATGGGTCTGCTCTGGGGCGGGCTGGCTAAGGCTCTACAGTCCTGTGTAGTACGAAAGATGCTCTCACCCACCCAACCCagctcacagatgaggaaactgaggctcaaagaagacAAGGACTTGCCCACCTGGAGAGTGGGCTGCAGGCAGGGCTAGCACCAGTTCCTGACACCCAGTCTGGAACCATGTGGCTGCATCCCTGAACTCCTgcaaaggaagagaaatggaCCCAACTTCTGTGCCCAGTGCCCCCACCCCCGTTTCCAGGTGAGACCAGGGAGGCGGCAGCAAGAGGACAGCAGGGCAGTCTCTCAGGCTCCGACGGGAGCAGTGCAGCTCTCTGGCTTATCATTAGTATTGTTTAAGCCCAGTATGAGAGCAGCTCACCAGCTCCGAAAACAACGACATAATAAAATCACTTTGCACTCGCTGTCATTTATTTCCCGCCGTAGCTTTGCAAAACGGAGCTCCTTGAACTCCTGCAGGCCTATAAGCAGTCATTGTACGTATTTGCAGAAGAGGACACGGAGGGCCAAAAAGGTTTATGCCATGCCCAGGGTTGCAAAGTAAGTTCAAGACAGACCAGGACTCATTCCAGGTCTTCTGACACCAAAATCTGGGGTGTCCCCCCATCGAGTCCCTGAGCCATGGGCACGCTGCGTCTAGCTACGCTAATGCCCAGATATTCCCGGGCCTGATGGTGGCAGCTGGAGTCCTTGGACTGCCCAGCAGAATCCGCAGTGCAGAGGGTGAGAGGCCCAAAGCTCTCCTGCCCGGTCCGTTCGCCCAGAGTGCAAGCACTGTACCGGGGTGGGGCGACCCCAGGGCCGTGACGAGACACGGAGTTTCCTTGAGCCAAAAGGAGATGAGCCCTCCAGCACTGAGACACATAGGGTCAAAGACACATTCCCCAGGAGGCTTCCGTAACAGAGCAGAGGGACGTATGATACTGGGGATATCTGAAAAGTCAGTAAACGAGGCGATTGTGGCTACAAGACGCTGGGTCTGGGTCCTGACTGATCCGCAGGGGACGGTAGCCGAGAGCCACGCTCAGAATACTCAGAGAGACGCCCGGATTTGCTTTCTGGCGTTTTGGAGAATGaaacaaaaggcaaagaaacgAGCTGCCCGATTGGTGGTGAAGAGCCTCGAGTGCGGGGTTAGGACTGCTGTGGGCAGTCTTGCCCTGCGATctggccagggggtgggggggcccgTCCTGGGCCCCGGATACTGAGGGACCCACACCGCCCCACGAAATGAAGACGTCATAGGGCCAAGGGGATGTGCCCACCCAGAACCCACATCCTCCATTCTAGACcaagctctaggcacatgggacACGGAATTCTTTGCCCAGATGCCCTGAGCCTGCTTCCAGAAAGCGCACAGCATCTTCCCCGGGCCCGTCCTCCCGAGGAAGGGCTGTGCCACCTGTGTGCTTGGCTTGACCCGGAGGGGAGACGTCTGTGAGCGACACGTGGAGGCCTAGACAGCAGTGGCCACTTCGTGTGAGGGGGGCCCCTTTCCACGCCGGGGTGTCGGGCGGGGGTGCGGTGGGCTGTGGCCCGGGGCCCGCTCACCTCCCCTGGCCACGTACAAGGCTGCACTCCAAGGAGCCCAATAACTCTAAGGCTGAACCCAGCCTTGCCAAGTGTTATAACTGAATATTTCTCAAGGTAGGAGGAGAGAACATATTTCACTTAACAGTTTGTAAGCTGAATTTAGAAATCCTAACTACTCGTGTGGATGGTTTGTGAAACTCCGTTTGCACTCTCGCTCCATCCGTAAACCTTAGGAGCAGACCTAGGTGTGAATCTTGGGCGAAGCCACAGTCCAGATCTGTTCAATACGGCAAGCGTGCCCCTTCCTTGGGGCTCccaacttcctcatctgcaaagtcaaGGGCACAGTGAGAGCCCTTGCATCTACTATGGCACAATTCTGACACCCTCCGGCTCGGCACCCAGCCAGCCCCCCCGTAGCCCTTGATCACAAGCGTAAGTATGCTTCACCCACAGTCTAGTCTGAAGTCATTAACCTGTGCTGGCAAGTGGCGCCCTCAGCTGGACGGGGAGAGAAGGGCTGCAGCACCAATGTCCGGGCTCCCCTTCTGTGTCTCTGGTGGCACCAGGGAGAGGATTTGGTTATAACTGGTCTGGAGTAATGGTTTGGGAGAACTGAACCAAGCACACTGGGCGGTTGGAGACCAGGTGGGTGATAAATATTAGGAATTCCCAATTCCTTTATGATTGTAGGAACTCGAGAAACCACCCCAGAACGGCAGGAGTGGGTGACGTCTCTCAGGGTCCCTGATTTAATTTAGAGCAGAGAGTCCCTGACCTTTTAGGGGTGGTAAAGCAGAGGAGTCCAGCCTGTCACTCACTGCGTTTAACCCTCTGCAGGAGGAGCTGGCGTCACCAGGGAGCTTCCTGACAGATGCCACCCTGGGCCTCAGGGAACCCAACATTAAGTCCCAGGAGGCCATCAGTGTGGTGGTCGTTAAGTGAATCTTCCAGTGAGCAAAGCCACCTCCACCTGCCACCCCGGCTTCCCGATAAGGAAGCCTGGCTTCTGCTGATCTGGGACTagaaccccaccccacccccagctcccagtACCAACTGGCCAGGAAATTTCCTGAAGCCTTAGTGCCTAAGGCTCGGGGGACCTAGGGGCAGCACCCCCCCTGAGTTAGCTCTGCAATTTCTcatttgtgggaaggaagagtTTGGAGACACCAAGAAAGAAGCCTGTGAATCTGCTGCCAGGGAGGCTGGTGCCCTCCCGTGTGGCCCACCACCCATGCTCTCACTCTGGGAACCGACCCCACAGAGCAAGGCGGGTTGTGGTCACTGACGGGGCAGTGCTGTCCCACCTGCCCACAATTCCATAACCTCAGGCCAACCGTCAGCCAGCGGGGCCTGTCTGAACTGGCCGAGGGCAATCGTCCCACCGGAAGCCCTTGGTTTCCCCGGCGTAGGCCGGCACTGCTCCTTGGCCCTGCAGGACCCTGTCCGTGGCTCTGGGAAGAGGGTCTCCTCAGAGCATCCTGGGCTCAGAAGCAGCCAGATTTCCCCAGAGGGAAGTGGAGGAGACAAGAGAGGACCGGAGGGCAGCCGGGCAACCGCCTCTTTTCCTGACACCCCTGGGAGCTCTCTCTGTAGTGTCTGGCCTGGAGTCCGTGAGAGACCGGCAAGATTGGAGCCGACCCTACATCCTAAATGGgctgaagagaagccaccaccctCCTGTTCTGGAAGTTGGAGGGAGAGCGGGGACGGGGTTTATACTGGTCTAGATGAGAACTGATTCCTTTCCCAGCTCATTCCCTCCTCCGCTGTTAGACTCGTGGCAAGTGGGCTTACTGTAGAAATCGTCCAAGTTCCGAGAGTTAAACAACATTGCCTGCAGCTTCTAGAGCAGTCCCCGTGCACGTCCTAGGGATGATGCCCCTTGTAAAGTGAGGTCCTCCCGCCCCGAGGTGACAGGAAGGGGAATAGCTCTGCGAGGCTTAAATGACATTGAACCATGCATGGCCACATGCAGTGAGTCAGTGCATGCCTTTGTGTCAGTGTGCAGGAGGGCCACACCTGTGACATGGAGTGATCTGTTACCCACGCGGTTGATATAGGAACACACAGGACTGTGTGTGTGAGGCTCACACGATTTCATACATGGTTCACATGCCCTGGTGTCATTTACATGTACATATTGTGTACATGATTCTGGGAGGAAGATTCTGTGACTGGAAGCTTTGGTCCAGCATGTAATCTGGAAGGGCCATCGGAGGGGAACAAGGGACACACGCATACATGTCCTGTGTTCAGACGCAGTGAAGTTCAAGGTCTTCTCTTTGTATTGCTCGTGGGCAGAAAAAACCCAGAACTGAAGGAGCTCTTGGTTACCCTGACCCTCTGGTCTGTCGCCCTCAGCCGCAAGCCTCTCCCTGGCCGGGGAGGCAGCCGCACGACAGGGGTCGAGCTCCCTCCCTGCCGCTGGCCTCCTCCACACTGGTACATTCGGCCTGCGTCACTTTTCATGCCATCTTGACACCAAACCCCCCCCTTCTAGCGTCTGGGGCACCAGGATATAAAACAGCAGAGTCTACTACAGGGGCACCAGCAGCCATTCTCCTTGCTGTGCTCCTCTTCTCTGGGGGAAAGCCAAGGTGAGCTCAGGACACCTCAGCTAAGACtttcccccttctctccccagaggCTCCGAAGGATGGCAGGACTtcccaggggcaggggcaggggcaaggGCGGGGTGTGGCGGGGTACGTGAACCTGAACTGCCCACCCCGACTGCCTTCCTGAGAAACAGAGGCCAGGTGAATATGGAAGGGTGGGCAGGTTTTGTCACCGGAGCCTCAGGACGAAGCTCTCCCTCTGCAGGGGTTCCCAGGCTTCAAGCCCAGGAGACACGGGACGGTGCTGTCTGGGAAGGGTAGGAAGAGCACCCCGGTTCCCTCAGAGCCCTTCAGATGCTCCTTTAAGGACCCACAGAAGAAGGTGCAGCCGCAGGACTCTCTCACACACAGGAACAGGAGACAGAGGCAATGCCAGACACCAGAGAAAGGAAAGACCCAGCAGAGCAGCACGTTCCTGTCTGAAGAGCTCTTCAGGAGCGCCCTAAGCATCCAGGCCAAGCTCTCGGGGCCTGATTAGAACCATTTAAGGCAGCGAACAGAGATTACTGCCTTTTCATATGCTACTTAAAGTGAAAACTACAAACATAAAATAAGTATAAGAAGTCCAGCAAAGTTCGGCTCCTCTGTGGTTTCTACGCTGATGCTTCAAAAACGTATCTATTTGTTTCACCCACGTTTTCCGCTGGTCCTGCTTTGCTGACGCTCTAAGCACCTGTCTTGAGACAGGCAACGGTAGCCcttaccccaccccacctcaggtttccaaaaaggaaatggaggctcGGTGTTAAAGGggcttgcccaaagccacacagccagaGCCTGGGGGAGACGAGGACCCCCTTCCTGCCAcaaagcctcccctcccccactgagtCCCCGCAGCCCTTCCCAGAACCCTCACCTGGGGTGGATGTCCACGAGCAGCACGAGCGTCTGCATGGTGATCACGTCGATGCGTCTGCAGTGGAAGCGGGCCACCTTGAGCACCTTGAAGTATGTGCAGCAGAGCACAACGAAGGAGAGCAGGAAGCTGAGCGCGTGGAAGGCACCCGTGAAGACGGCGAAGCGCAGCCGCTCTTCCGGCCTCCGGCTGCACAGCGTGCAGGACGCGTACAGCTGGTGGAAGCCGAGCCAGGACAGGACGACCGCGGCGGCGGGGAAGGCGAGCGCGTGCAGCCACGTGTAGGCCACCATGAGCGCGGCGTCGCGGAGGCGCATCTTGGCGCGGTAGCTCAGCGGGAAGACCACGGCCACCCAGCGGTCGATGCTGAGCGCGGCCATGCTGAGCATAGAGTTGGCAGCCAGGAAGGTGTCGAGGAAGGCGGCCAGGCGGCACAGGCGGTCCCCGGCCGGCTGCCGCTGCGCCACGACGCCGGCCAGCGTGAGCGGCATGTTGACCACGGTGCACAGCAGGTTGCCGCACGTGAGGTTCAGGGTGAAGAGCGCCGGCGCCTGGCGGCGGATGTCGGCGCTGTGCAGCAGGCAGAGCAGCACCAGCGCGTTGGACAGCAGCGAGACGCCCATCGTGCCCGCCAGCAGACCCGCCAGGCCCGCGTCCCACGAGTTCATGGTGCGCGCCCGCCGCCGGCCCTCAGGGCCCGCACCCCGGCGCCGCCATGGCGCCGCCCGCTCAGCCCCTCGGCGGCGCCGCCGCCCCGCGCCCCCCGGTCCCCGCCGCCATGGCTCCCCGGAGCCCCGCGCCACCTCCCGGGCCGGCACCTGCGCGCTCGGCGGAGCCCTGGTGCCCGCGCCACCTCCCGGGCGAGCGCCGCCGCGTCGCCGAGCCGAGAGCCTAGCGCGCCCCGGGCTCCCGGCTTGCGGGTGGGCGCCGGCTGCCGCCTCTACGCCCTCCGGCCCTCTCCCCGTCCCTCCGCGCTCCGGCTCCGCTCGGCGCCCTCTCCTACAACCtcgcttcctcttcctcccctctctcgGCTCGCTCTCCCTTTCTGCTCTCCCCTacactttccctccctctcccctccctcgcTCTCCCCTCTGCTGTTCTTTCCGTCTGTCTCTCCCACTCTTAGTTCTCTCCCCCCCTcttgttcttccttctcctctcctctctctctccaaaatCTGGCTGCTTCTCTCACAGAATTCCCGCTGATGCGCGCGggtgcgtgcgcgcgcacacacactcgGAAAGAAccagccctgaagcctccggTGCAGGGTGATTGGCTCTTTGTAGcttcctgtcccccaccccacccccaaatccttCCTTACGTGTGTCAGAGACGGGCTGAGTCAAGAAAGTCTGTCTGAGAAAAGGGAGGGACGTCTGGGCACCTTCATGCCTCAGGGCCACCCGTCCCAGCCCAAGGGCCAGCCTGGCCAGACCTTGGAGGTCCTACCCCACCTGTCCTGGCTGAGCCTCCCAGGGCTGATGCTTCTCCCTCTCTGGGCTGAGCTGGGGGAGCTCAGGCAAGCTGCATTTGCTGAGAGGGGAAGGAACGCACCCGTCTCCAACCTCCGTGATCAAGGCCCTGGCCCCAGCTGTCTCCAAGGCCTCCCCCACTGTCCCCAGGGCAGCTGCTACACTCCTGGGGGCGCTTGGTTGACGGTGCCCTCTTCCCATTACCCTCCAGCTGGGGCCTCAGCAGCATCCTCGAGCCAGCTGGGGGGAGACGCTGAGACACACTGCGACACCCCCTAGGTGTTCCCTCAGCCAGGAGAGGCCTTTATCTGACCCTGAGCGCTTACAGGTGGACAGGCCCGCTTGTGCCTGGCCAGTCTCAGCAGAGCCCTGGTGGGGCTGATACTCAGCACTCCCGGCCTGGCTTCCAGTGTGGCCGTCTGTCAGCCCCCACACCACCTGCTCCGGGTCTGGTGAGGCAGCAAGTTCCAGTTTGCGAGGGACCTAAATGATACACCATGCAGGAACTCCTTGTAAAAAGGGGAGGAGGGTGGCCTGGTGAAGACCCCAGGAACTCTGGGCAGGCGGGGTCCCAGCTCCCCCTCGGGAGATGGCGCAGGGACTGTGGCCCTTCTGTCCTTCTATCAGGACCCCACGGGGAGGGTGTGCGGATCGGagctccccttcccaccctgtgaTTGAACATTTACCAACACACCACTGACTTCACAGGATCCCGCGAGTTACTGAACCTCGAGGAGCCTCCGTGTCCTTCTGTACCTTTCAGAGTTCTGGGGAGAAATAGCTAAGATACTGTGTGGGGAGCTTTGCCCACCAGAGGAGGAAACGGAGCAGAAAGCCAGCAATCTCATCTCTTGGCCTTTCACGTGGCCTACAGACTTCAGGGTTGGATATATCTTCATTAGATACTTGGTGTTGCATCCGAGTGAGATATTCGCCTGCACGTCTCCCCTGCTCCCAAAGACTTTGTCCCCACAAATAGCCCCTGGAGAGAGACTGGTGACCAGGTAACtctttgtggaataaatgacTGAGTTAACACGTTTCTGTGAGCATCATTGGAGCCACGATTCTCATACTTCAGTATTTATCAGGATCACCTGATAAATTGGGATCCCGGCTAAAGAGTTAGATCCTTGGGCCATACTTCTCGGGTCTGGGACTCTGCATTCTTAgtgagttctttttttaaaaaattaattaattaattaattttaagtttttggctgtgttgggtcttcgtttctgtgcgagggctttctctagttgtggcaagcgggggccactcttcattgcggtgcgcgggcctctcaccgtcgcggcctctcttgttgcagagcacaggctccagacgcgcaggttcagtagttgtggctcacgggcctagttgctccgcggcacgtgggatcttcccagaccagggctcgaacccgtgtcccctgcatcggcaggcggagtctccaccactgcgccgccagggaagccctctcagtgaGTTCTTTAGGTAATTCTCATGAGGGTGGTCCATGAGCACGACCCTGAAGAGCAAGCTCTATGAGAAGCGGTCGGGCGGAGTGGCTGGAGGCCAGCTCATCACGTGGGTTTATCCCGCAGCCGTGGTCTCTGCGGCTCTGGCCTGGAGCCTCTTGCTGGAGGGTCATCAGTGTGTGCAGGAAACACAGCGTGAAGTGTTAACTAATTGCTTACAGCACATAAGAGTTTATAAAACACGTCCAAACATCAGTGCACTTCATTTCACCCGTCACAATGACAAGAAGAAAAGCTTCTCATCCACATTTTCGATATGAGGCTACTGAGgtccaaagaggttaagtgacagaATTGGTTAGGGACGAAGCCAGCACCTCGAGCACCATCGACTGGCCCCTTCTGCATACTCCAGAGGTCCTCAGTCACTTTCTCGAGCAGGTATCTTTGGGCTGGAACTTGAAGGTATCTCAACTTTGCAACATCAGAATGATGGTGGTGACCAGGTAACCAGGTTTAACAGTAATAAAtcagtgaacacacacacacacacacacacacacacacatcattttgAAGATCATTTGCTTTCTGATTCTTTAAAGGCAGCACTGAAAGGTGAACATGGCAGAAAGACAGTCAGAATATTTGAACTCAGTTTTCTAAGGAATAGAAACTCATTTTCTTCTGGTTGTGAGCAATACTTCCTGCTCCCAGTGGGGGTCTGGGAGGGCGGACCTCCTTAGGGTCAGGTCCTCAGCCCGCAGGCTGGACCTCACTGAGCACAGGTTCTGACACATCTCCAGACAAGCAATG includes the following:
- the GPR26 gene encoding G-protein coupled receptor 26 is translated as MNSWDAGLAGLLAGTMGVSLLSNALVLLCLLHSADIRRQAPALFTLNLTCGNLLCTVVNMPLTLAGVVAQRQPAGDRLCRLAAFLDTFLAANSMLSMAALSIDRWVAVVFPLSYRAKMRLRDAALMVAYTWLHALAFPAAAVVLSWLGFHQLYASCTLCSRRPEERLRFAVFTGAFHALSFLLSFVVLCCTYFKVLKVARFHCRRIDVITMQTLVLLVDIHPSVRERCLEEQKRRRQRATKKISTFIGTFLVCFAPYVVTRLVELSSAVPISSHWGVLSKCLAYSKAASDPFVYSLLRRQYRKSCKEILNRVLNRRSLRSSGLTGDSHSQNILPASE